A region of Paraburkholderia largidicola DNA encodes the following proteins:
- a CDS encoding methyl-accepting chemotaxis protein, with the protein MKWFDRMTVWKKLLIAFATVIGFGVAVGVAGLSALASMHGITEEISSRHMDGLYWMEEANRYKIDTDLDAANLGYAPDEAARQKLKDDIVASLKHMHDAYARYRETIAGDGGQALYDDVLRKTDTWEAIVHQQIGLQPIPPGVDNAELVRRAIAASEALRDRIVALIDYRRQQANAAQHEASAEYASMRVVLSLLVLASMVVGAGFAWLIARRLTRQLGGEPGYAAQIAGRIAAGELGVRVDTKPGDTTSLLYALANMREQLAAIVGKISESSESILLASGEIAQGNTDLSQRTEEQAASLEETASSMEQLTATVRQNADNAQQAGGVAAGASEVAVRGSGLVGDVVETMRELAAGSKRMTDIIGVIESIAFQTNILALNAAVEAARAGEQGRGFAVVAGEVRALAQRSAVSAKEIKELIESSTSRVDSGAVLAERAGRTMTEVTQAVQRMTDIMGEISAASSEQSTGIEQVNRAVAQMDEVTQQNAALVEQAAAAAGAMADQARDLKTAVAVFSL; encoded by the coding sequence ATGAAGTGGTTTGACCGCATGACTGTCTGGAAGAAGCTGCTGATCGCGTTTGCGACGGTGATTGGTTTTGGTGTGGCGGTTGGCGTGGCGGGGTTGTCGGCGCTGGCGTCGATGCACGGCATCACGGAAGAGATATCGAGCCGCCACATGGACGGCCTTTACTGGATGGAAGAGGCGAACCGCTACAAGATCGACACCGATCTCGACGCGGCCAACCTCGGCTACGCGCCTGACGAAGCCGCGCGTCAGAAGTTGAAGGACGACATCGTCGCGTCGCTGAAGCACATGCACGACGCGTACGCGCGGTATCGCGAGACGATTGCGGGCGACGGCGGGCAAGCGCTGTACGACGACGTGCTGCGCAAGACCGATACGTGGGAAGCGATCGTGCATCAGCAGATCGGGCTGCAGCCGATACCGCCCGGCGTCGATAACGCCGAACTGGTACGGCGCGCGATCGCCGCGAGCGAGGCGCTGCGTGACAGGATCGTCGCGCTGATCGACTATCGCCGCCAGCAGGCGAACGCCGCGCAGCACGAGGCAAGCGCGGAATACGCGAGCATGCGCGTGGTGCTGTCGTTGCTGGTGCTGGCGTCGATGGTGGTGGGCGCGGGCTTCGCGTGGCTGATCGCGCGACGTCTGACGCGCCAGCTCGGCGGCGAGCCCGGTTATGCGGCGCAGATTGCAGGCCGCATCGCAGCGGGCGAACTGGGCGTACGCGTCGACACCAAACCCGGCGACACCACGAGCCTGCTCTATGCGCTCGCCAATATGCGCGAGCAACTGGCGGCGATCGTGGGCAAGATCAGCGAGTCGAGCGAATCGATCCTGCTCGCGTCGGGCGAAATCGCGCAGGGCAACACCGATCTGTCGCAACGCACCGAGGAGCAGGCCGCGTCACTGGAAGAAACGGCGTCGAGCATGGAGCAGCTGACGGCGACCGTCCGCCAGAACGCCGACAACGCGCAGCAGGCGGGCGGCGTCGCGGCCGGCGCGTCGGAAGTGGCGGTGCGCGGCAGCGGCCTCGTCGGCGATGTGGTCGAAACGATGCGCGAGCTTGCGGCCGGCTCGAAGCGGATGACGGACATCATCGGCGTGATCGAGAGCATCGCGTTTCAGACGAACATTCTTGCGCTGAACGCCGCCGTCGAAGCGGCACGCGCAGGCGAACAGGGACGTGGCTTCGCCGTCGTCGCGGGCGAAGTGCGCGCGCTCGCGCAACGCAGCGCGGTGTCGGCGAAAGAGATCAAGGAGCTGATCGAAAGCTCGACGTCGCGCGTGGACAGCGGCGCCGTCCTCGCCGAGCGCGCGGGCCGGACCATGACGGAAGTCACGCAGGCCGTGCAGCGGATGACGGACATCATGGGCGAGATTTCGGCGGCATCGAGCGAGCAGAGCACGGGCATCGAGCAGGTGAACCGCGCCGTCGCGCAGATGGACGAAGTCACCCAGCAGAACGCGGCGCTCGTCGAGCAGGCGGCGGCTGCGGCGGGCGCGATGGCCGACCAGGCACGGGATCTGAAGACGGCCGTCGCCGTGTTTTCGCTGTGA
- a CDS encoding solute carrier family 23 protein — protein sequence MADSYFPRWRVQSRSVEGRVVNTDERLPGPQMLAMGIQHVVAMFGSTVLAPLLMGFDPNLCIFMSGIGTLLFFVLVGGRVPSYLGSSFAFIGLVIAITGYTGHGPNTNIPVALGGIIACGVVYVIIGLIVSAVGTAWIETLMPPVVTGSIVAVIGLNLAPIAVKGVSGSAFDSYMALVTVLCVGAVAVFTRGMLQRLLILVGLLIAYVIYAVVTNGMGMGKPIDFSIVANAAWFGMPHFTAPVFSGQATALLAPVAVILVAENLGHIKAVSAMTGQNLDGYIGRAFIGDGLATVMSGFAGGTGVTTYAENIGVMAVTKIYSTLVFVIAAVIALVLGFSPKFGAVIQTIPGPVLGGVSIVVFGLIAVTGARIWVVNKVDFSDNRNLIVAAVTLVLGAGDFSLKFGGFALGGIGTATFGAIILYALLRRKGPQEPAV from the coding sequence ATGGCCGATTCCTATTTTCCGCGCTGGCGTGTCCAGTCGAGAAGCGTCGAGGGGCGCGTCGTCAACACCGACGAGCGCCTGCCAGGGCCGCAAATGCTGGCGATGGGCATCCAGCACGTCGTCGCGATGTTCGGTTCGACGGTGCTCGCGCCGCTCCTGATGGGCTTCGATCCCAATCTGTGCATCTTCATGTCGGGCATCGGCACGTTGCTGTTCTTCGTGCTGGTGGGTGGGCGCGTGCCGAGCTATCTCGGTTCGAGCTTCGCGTTCATCGGTCTGGTGATCGCGATTACGGGCTACACCGGTCACGGTCCCAACACGAACATACCCGTCGCGCTCGGTGGGATCATCGCGTGCGGGGTGGTGTACGTCATCATCGGATTGATCGTGTCCGCCGTCGGCACCGCGTGGATCGAGACGCTGATGCCGCCCGTCGTGACGGGTTCGATCGTCGCGGTGATCGGCCTGAATCTCGCGCCGATCGCCGTCAAGGGCGTGAGCGGCAGCGCGTTCGATTCGTACATGGCGCTCGTCACCGTGCTGTGCGTCGGCGCCGTGGCCGTGTTCACCCGCGGCATGTTGCAGCGTCTGCTGATTCTCGTCGGCTTGCTGATCGCTTACGTGATCTACGCGGTCGTCACGAACGGCATGGGCATGGGCAAGCCGATCGACTTCTCGATCGTCGCGAACGCAGCGTGGTTCGGCATGCCGCATTTCACGGCGCCCGTTTTCAGCGGTCAGGCGACGGCGTTGCTCGCGCCCGTCGCGGTGATACTCGTCGCGGAAAACCTCGGCCACATCAAGGCGGTCAGCGCGATGACGGGACAGAACCTCGACGGCTACATCGGCCGCGCGTTCATCGGCGATGGTCTCGCGACAGTCATGTCGGGCTTCGCGGGCGGTACGGGCGTCACGACGTACGCGGAAAACATCGGCGTGATGGCCGTCACCAAGATCTATTCGACGCTCGTGTTCGTGATCGCCGCGGTGATCGCGCTGGTGCTCGGCTTCTCGCCGAAGTTCGGCGCCGTGATCCAGACGATTCCCGGCCCGGTGCTGGGTGGCGTGTCGATCGTCGTGTTCGGTCTGATCGCGGTGACGGGCGCGCGCATCTGGGTCGTCAACAAGGTCGACTTCTCGGACAACCGCAATCTGATCGTCGCCGCTGTGACGCTGGTGCTCGGCGCGGGTGATTTCTCGCTGAAGTTCGGCGGCTTCGCGCTCGGCGGCATCGGTACCGCGACGTTCGGCGCGATCATTCTGTACGCGCTGCTGCGTCGCAAAGGTCCGCAAGAGCCGGCTGTCTGA
- a CDS encoding Na+/H+ antiporter has product MDIVFTVLILLLAVAASGVVVRLVPLKLPLPLVQIAFGALLAWPRLGLHVTFDPELFMMLFIPPLLFADGWRIPKREFFMQRRAILMLALGLVFMTVVAVGYFIHAMVPSISLPIAFALAAVLSPTDAVALSGIAGRNRLPEHLMHILEGEALMNDASGLVALKFAIAAALTGVFSLRDASVSFVIIAVGGLATGAAIAWLFSYASTHFLNLTEEGDPAPGVVMTMLIPFAAYLFAEHFGFSGILAAVAAGMTMNYSSFTTSSPASARVRASVTWTMIEFVFNGMVFILLGLQFPHIIGRALLDAHEEASGSELRLIFYVVAVAVALYALRFVWVWLLRWFASRGAAKQGVANAVPGLRTVSMTTIAGVRGAVTLAGVLSLPVALSNGQPLPGRDLAIFIASGVILLSLFVAVIGLPLLMNGARRRPDPHAAEERSARIQAAQAAIRAIDSYQEAATADLDEAACAYAADVTARVMDIYRRRLATLDDDMEPAESARRSEAFEFQMKLAAMRAERATLINLRSSLLINDDTMNKLMREVDLSETALLTRGKGK; this is encoded by the coding sequence ATGGATATCGTCTTCACCGTATTGATCCTGCTGCTCGCCGTCGCCGCTTCGGGCGTCGTGGTGCGGCTGGTGCCACTCAAGCTGCCGCTGCCGCTCGTGCAGATCGCGTTCGGTGCGCTGCTCGCGTGGCCGCGTCTCGGCCTGCACGTGACGTTCGATCCCGAACTCTTCATGATGCTGTTCATTCCGCCGCTGCTGTTCGCGGACGGCTGGCGCATACCGAAGCGCGAATTCTTCATGCAGCGCCGCGCGATCCTGATGCTCGCACTCGGCCTCGTGTTCATGACGGTGGTCGCGGTCGGCTACTTCATTCACGCGATGGTGCCGTCCATCTCGCTGCCCATCGCATTCGCGCTCGCCGCCGTGCTGTCGCCGACGGACGCCGTCGCGCTGTCGGGCATCGCCGGACGCAACCGCTTGCCCGAGCATCTGATGCACATCCTCGAAGGCGAAGCGTTGATGAACGACGCGTCCGGTCTCGTCGCGTTGAAGTTCGCGATCGCCGCCGCGTTGACGGGCGTGTTCTCGCTGCGCGACGCGTCGGTGAGTTTCGTGATCATCGCGGTCGGCGGGCTGGCGACGGGCGCGGCCATCGCGTGGCTCTTCAGCTATGCATCGACGCACTTTCTCAACCTCACCGAAGAAGGCGACCCTGCGCCCGGCGTCGTGATGACGATGCTGATTCCGTTCGCCGCCTATCTGTTCGCCGAGCACTTCGGGTTTTCCGGCATTCTCGCCGCCGTCGCCGCCGGCATGACGATGAACTATTCGTCGTTCACGACCTCGAGCCCAGCGTCGGCGCGCGTGCGGGCGAGCGTCACGTGGACGATGATCGAGTTCGTTTTCAATGGCATGGTCTTTATCCTGCTCGGCCTGCAGTTTCCGCACATCATCGGCCGCGCGCTGCTCGACGCGCATGAAGAAGCGAGCGGCTCCGAGTTGCGGTTGATCTTCTACGTCGTCGCCGTCGCGGTGGCGCTGTACGCGTTGCGCTTCGTCTGGGTCTGGCTGCTGCGCTGGTTCGCGAGCCGCGGTGCGGCGAAGCAAGGCGTCGCGAATGCAGTGCCCGGTCTGCGCACCGTATCGATGACGACCATTGCGGGCGTCCGCGGCGCCGTGACGCTTGCGGGCGTGCTGTCGCTGCCCGTCGCGTTGTCGAACGGACAGCCGCTGCCAGGACGCGATCTCGCGATCTTCATCGCGTCGGGCGTGATTCTGCTGTCGCTGTTCGTCGCCGTGATCGGCTTGCCGCTATTGATGAACGGCGCGCGCCGCCGGCCCGATCCGCATGCCGCCGAAGAACGCTCGGCACGCATTCAGGCGGCGCAGGCGGCGATTCGCGCAATCGACTCCTATCAGGAAGCCGCCACGGCCGATCTCGACGAAGCGGCCTGCGCCTACGCCGCCGATGTGACCGCACGCGTGATGGACATCTACCGCCGCCGTCTCGCGACGCTCGACGACGACATGGAACCCGCCGAAAGCGCGCGGCGCTCAGAAGCATTCGAGTTTCAGATGAAGCTCGCGGCAATGCGCGCCGAACGCGCAACGCTGATCAATCTGCGCAGCAGTCTGCTGATCAACGACGACACGATGAACAAGCTGATGCGCGAAGTGGATCTGTCGGAGACCGCGTTGCTGACGCGCGGAAAAGGCAAGTAG
- a CDS encoding sensor domain-containing phosphodiesterase, producing MTIAQQERTVVPHGFELSMTSGLQRYSVQHGDLTLTSVFQPIFSLSHMRAVGYEGLLRAHDPFDRAVSPIDVFGHAARVGDVLHVDRLAQSLHLENFKVLGAEREWLFLNVHPGVLIDSYHSAALLANLRRLNLSPRRIVLEVLEQSAEDIERLADAVRQFRERGFLIALDDFGAGHSNIERIWQLNPDIVKLDRIMLSHAAHRADVASILPGLVALLHEAGKLVLIEGVETEHEAHMAMECNVDFVQGFFFGRPHPGLADATHATACIGELTERYQTQTEERERRNASRLAPYIRAFERAAERLAAGELLDEVCWNFLALDHAARCYLLDDKGRQAGRNVVLRADRASHETRFLPLSDAQGANWLRRPYFRAAMEAPERVHVTRPYLSINEAVPCVTLSVATQIGARTCVLCGDIDWFEEPHF from the coding sequence ATGACGATTGCGCAACAGGAAAGAACAGTGGTGCCGCACGGCTTCGAGCTCAGCATGACCTCGGGCCTGCAGCGCTATTCGGTACAACATGGCGACCTGACGCTGACGAGCGTCTTTCAGCCGATATTCAGCCTGTCGCACATGCGTGCGGTGGGCTATGAAGGCTTGCTGCGCGCGCACGATCCGTTCGATCGCGCGGTGTCGCCCATCGATGTGTTTGGCCACGCGGCGCGCGTCGGCGACGTGCTGCATGTCGACCGGCTCGCGCAGTCGCTGCATCTCGAGAACTTCAAGGTGCTCGGGGCGGAACGCGAGTGGCTGTTTCTCAACGTCCATCCGGGCGTGCTGATCGACTCGTATCATTCGGCGGCGCTGCTGGCGAATCTGCGACGGTTGAACCTGTCGCCGCGGCGCATCGTGCTCGAAGTGCTGGAGCAGAGCGCGGAAGACATCGAGCGTCTTGCCGATGCCGTGCGTCAGTTCCGCGAGCGCGGCTTCCTGATCGCGCTCGACGACTTTGGCGCCGGGCATTCGAACATCGAGCGCATCTGGCAGTTGAATCCCGATATCGTGAAGCTCGATCGCATCATGCTGTCGCATGCGGCGCATCGCGCGGACGTCGCGTCCATCCTGCCGGGTCTCGTCGCACTGCTGCACGAGGCGGGCAAGCTGGTGTTGATCGAAGGTGTCGAGACGGAGCACGAGGCGCACATGGCGATGGAGTGCAACGTCGATTTCGTGCAGGGCTTTTTCTTTGGCCGCCCGCATCCGGGACTCGCCGACGCGACGCATGCGACAGCGTGCATTGGCGAGCTGACCGAGCGTTACCAGACGCAGACAGAGGAGCGTGAGCGGCGCAACGCGTCGCGGCTCGCGCCGTACATTCGCGCGTTCGAGCGCGCGGCCGAGCGGCTCGCCGCTGGCGAACTGCTCGACGAAGTGTGCTGGAATTTTCTTGCGCTCGATCACGCGGCGCGCTGTTATCTGCTCGACGACAAAGGCCGGCAGGCCGGACGCAATGTCGTGCTGCGTGCCGACCGGGCGTCGCACGAAACGCGCTTCTTGCCGCTATCCGATGCGCAAGGCGCGAACTGGCTGCGGCGCCCGTATTTCCGTGCGGCGATGGAAGCGCCCGAGCGCGTGCATGTGACGCGGCCGTATCTGTCGATCAACGAGGCGGTGCCGTGCGTGACGTTGTCGGTGGCGACGCAGATTGGCGCTCGCACGTGCGTGTTGTGCGGCGATATCGACTGGTTCGAGGAGCCGCACTTCTGA
- a CDS encoding copper homeostasis protein CutC gives MRSERVLLEVIATTVADAIAAARGGADRLELITAMGEGGLTPSIGMIEAVVAAVSIPVNVIVRPHSRSFVYDADDFAVMLRDVRAARSAGANAVVIGMLTASREVDRDALLRVVDAADGMPLTFHRAFDEARDLHEALDVLLEFDAVTNVLTSGGKPSVLDAVDEVRSLVERAAGSHCRVLAGAGLTVERVADFVCATRVEAVHFGSGVRGAALGVVCEEKVREVRGLLGG, from the coding sequence ATGCGAAGCGAACGGGTATTGCTCGAAGTCATCGCGACGACGGTTGCAGATGCTATAGCCGCTGCGCGCGGCGGGGCGGATCGGCTTGAACTGATTACGGCGATGGGCGAGGGTGGGTTGACGCCCAGCATCGGGATGATCGAGGCCGTGGTCGCGGCGGTGTCGATTCCCGTCAATGTGATTGTGCGGCCGCATAGCCGGTCGTTTGTCTACGATGCCGATGATTTTGCAGTGATGCTGCGCGATGTGCGCGCGGCCCGGTCGGCTGGGGCTAATGCTGTCGTGATCGGGATGTTGACTGCGTCGCGGGAGGTTGATCGCGATGCGTTATTGCGTGTTGTTGATGCTGCCGATGGAATGCCTCTTACGTTTCATCGTGCGTTTGATGAAGCGCGTGATTTGCACGAGGCGCTCGATGTGCTGCTCGAGTTCGATGCTGTGACGAATGTGTTGACTTCAGGTGGGAAGCCGTCGGTGCTGGATGCTGTGGATGAGGTTCGATCGCTCGTTGAGCGGGCTGCGGGGTCGCATTGCAGGGTGCTCGCGGGGGCTGGGTTGACCGTTGAGCGCGTTGCTGATTTTGTTTGCGCTACGCGCGTGGAAGCGGTGCATTTTGGGTCTGGGGTTAGGGGGGCTGCGCTCGGGGTGGTTTGTGAGGAGAAGGTTAGGGAGGTTCGGGGGTTGTTGGGTGGGTGA
- a CDS encoding indolepyruvate ferredoxin oxidoreductase family protein, which yields MTARLPIDGTPALADYRLSDNLTATRGRIFLTGTQALVRLALMQRQLDKARGLNTAGFISGYRGSPLGMVDQQLWKAKKLLEANDVRFLPAINEELGGTAVLGTQRVEADPERTVDGVYAMWYGKGPGVDRAGDALKHGNAYGSSQHGGVLVVAGDDHGCVSSSMPHQSDFAMIAWHMPVVNPSNIADMLEFGIYGWALSRYSGAWVGYKAISETVESGSTVDLDALQMEWPTPEGFEPPAGGLHNRWPDLPSLTIEQRLHAKLDAVRHFARFNSIDKWIAPSPHANVGIITCGKAHLDLMEALRRLDLTVADLEQAGVRIYKVGLSFPLEMTRIDAFVSGLSEVLVIEEKGPVIEQQIKDYLYNRTEGARPVIVGKHAEDGSMLLSSLGELRPSRILPVFANWLAKHKPALDRRERVVDLVAPQILSNAADAVKRTPYFCSGCPHNTSTKVPEGSIAQAGIGCHFMASWMERDTTGLIQMGGEGVDWASHSMFTKTRHVFQNLGDGTYFHSGILAIRQAVAAKATITYKILYNDAVAMTGGQPVDGSISVPQIARQVEAEGVSHFVVVSDEPEKYDGHHGQFPNGTTFHHRSELDKVQRELRDIDGVTVLIYDQTCAAEKRRRRKKGEFPDPDKRLFINEEVCEGCGDCGVQSNCLSVEPVETPLGRKRRIDQSSCNKDYSCVNGFCPSFVTIEGGKLKKAAGVAFDAAALTARVDALPTPATHLDAAPYDILVTGVGGTGVVTVGALISMAAHLEGKSASVLDFMGFAQKGGSVLSFVRFAARDEWLNQVRIDTQQADVLLACDMVVGAGADALQTVRHGRTRIVVNTHAIPNASFVQNPDANLHADALLDKMRHAAGEERMSSCDAQALATRFLGDTIGANILMLGFAWQLGLVPVSFAAMMRAIELNNVAVQMNQLAFSIGRMAAADPAGLEALWTQRHAAQPAVALETLDALVADREARLMAYGGAAYVKRYRALVDAARQAERKLEGTVEVDERLSRAVATTFYRLLAVKDEYEVARLHSDPAFRAALEAQFEGVAGKDFGVKFNLAPPAISRAKHGATPQKKTFGQWMWPVFGVMAKWRGLRGTMLDPFGRTVERRMERELSTDYEATMQRAFAVFDAVTAEDVVKLAGLHARVRGYGHVKLANLAGVKRSERALAAQLHVEAATGSAVEEALREAKGFGVLRGIPVVVAK from the coding sequence ATGACCGCTCGTCTACCCATCGACGGCACCCCTGCACTCGCCGACTACCGCCTGTCGGACAACCTGACCGCCACGCGCGGCCGGATCTTCCTGACGGGCACGCAAGCCCTCGTGCGTCTGGCGCTGATGCAGCGCCAGCTCGACAAGGCGCGCGGCCTGAACACGGCTGGCTTCATCAGCGGCTATCGCGGCTCGCCGCTCGGCATGGTGGACCAGCAGTTGTGGAAAGCGAAGAAACTGCTCGAAGCGAACGACGTCCGCTTCCTGCCCGCGATCAACGAGGAACTCGGCGGCACGGCGGTGCTCGGCACGCAGCGCGTCGAGGCGGACCCCGAACGCACCGTCGATGGCGTGTACGCGATGTGGTACGGCAAAGGCCCGGGCGTCGATCGCGCGGGCGACGCGCTCAAGCATGGCAACGCGTACGGCTCGTCGCAGCATGGCGGCGTGCTGGTCGTCGCGGGCGACGACCATGGCTGCGTGTCGTCGTCGATGCCGCATCAAAGCGACTTCGCGATGATCGCGTGGCACATGCCCGTCGTGAACCCATCGAACATCGCGGACATGCTGGAGTTCGGCATCTACGGCTGGGCGCTGTCGCGCTACTCGGGCGCGTGGGTGGGCTACAAGGCGATTTCGGAAACGGTCGAGTCCGGCTCGACCGTCGATCTCGACGCGCTGCAAATGGAATGGCCGACGCCCGAAGGCTTCGAGCCGCCCGCGGGCGGCCTGCACAACCGCTGGCCCGATCTGCCGAGTCTCACCATCGAACAGCGTCTGCACGCCAAGCTCGACGCCGTGCGGCACTTCGCGCGCTTCAACAGCATCGACAAGTGGATCGCGCCGAGCCCGCACGCGAACGTCGGCATCATCACGTGCGGCAAGGCGCATCTCGATCTGATGGAAGCGCTGCGCCGCCTCGATCTCACCGTCGCCGATCTCGAACAGGCGGGCGTGCGCATCTATAAGGTCGGTCTGTCGTTCCCGCTCGAAATGACGCGCATCGATGCGTTCGTATCCGGTCTGTCGGAAGTGCTCGTGATCGAAGAGAAAGGGCCCGTCATCGAGCAGCAGATCAAGGACTATCTGTACAACCGCACGGAAGGCGCGCGCCCCGTGATCGTCGGCAAGCATGCGGAAGATGGTTCGATGCTGCTGTCGTCGCTCGGCGAGTTGCGGCCGTCGCGCATTCTTCCCGTGTTCGCCAACTGGCTCGCGAAGCACAAGCCCGCGCTCGACCGCCGCGAACGCGTGGTCGATCTCGTCGCGCCGCAGATACTCTCGAATGCCGCCGATGCCGTGAAGCGCACGCCCTACTTCTGTTCGGGCTGCCCGCACAATACATCGACGAAGGTGCCTGAAGGTTCGATCGCGCAGGCGGGTATTGGCTGTCACTTCATGGCGTCGTGGATGGAGCGCGACACGACGGGCCTGATCCAGATGGGCGGCGAAGGCGTCGACTGGGCCTCGCATTCGATGTTCACGAAAACGCGCCACGTCTTCCAGAATCTCGGCGACGGCACATACTTTCACTCGGGCATTCTCGCGATCCGCCAGGCCGTCGCGGCGAAAGCGACGATCACCTACAAGATTCTCTACAACGACGCCGTCGCGATGACGGGCGGCCAGCCAGTCGACGGCAGCATCTCGGTCCCGCAGATTGCGCGACAGGTCGAAGCAGAAGGCGTATCGCACTTCGTCGTGGTCAGCGACGAGCCGGAGAAGTATGACGGCCATCATGGCCAGTTCCCGAACGGCACGACGTTCCATCACCGCAGCGAGCTCGACAAGGTGCAACGCGAGTTGCGCGATATCGACGGCGTGACGGTGCTGATCTACGACCAGACGTGTGCCGCCGAAAAGCGCCGCCGCCGCAAAAAAGGCGAGTTCCCCGACCCGGACAAACGCCTCTTCATCAACGAGGAAGTGTGTGAAGGCTGCGGCGATTGCGGCGTGCAGTCGAACTGTCTGTCCGTCGAACCCGTCGAAACGCCACTCGGACGCAAGCGCCGCATCGATCAGTCGTCGTGCAACAAGGACTATTCGTGCGTGAACGGCTTCTGCCCGAGCTTCGTGACGATCGAAGGCGGCAAGCTGAAGAAGGCGGCGGGCGTCGCATTCGATGCAGCCGCGCTCACCGCGCGCGTCGATGCATTGCCGACGCCTGCGACGCACCTCGACGCCGCACCGTACGACATTCTCGTGACGGGCGTCGGCGGCACGGGTGTCGTGACGGTCGGCGCGCTGATCAGCATGGCTGCGCATCTGGAAGGCAAGAGCGCATCGGTGCTCGATTTCATGGGCTTCGCGCAGAAAGGCGGTTCGGTGCTGTCGTTCGTGCGCTTCGCCGCGCGCGACGAATGGCTGAACCAGGTGCGCATCGACACGCAACAGGCCGACGTGCTGCTCGCCTGCGACATGGTGGTCGGCGCGGGCGCAGATGCATTGCAAACGGTGCGTCACGGCCGCACGCGGATCGTCGTGAACACGCACGCGATTCCGAACGCCTCGTTCGTACAGAATCCGGACGCGAATCTGCACGCGGATGCCCTGCTGGACAAGATGCGTCACGCGGCGGGTGAAGAGCGCATGTCGTCGTGCGATGCACAGGCGCTCGCGACGCGTTTCCTCGGCGACACGATCGGTGCAAACATTCTGATGCTTGGCTTCGCGTGGCAACTGGGCCTCGTGCCCGTGTCGTTCGCCGCGATGATGCGCGCCATCGAACTGAACAACGTCGCGGTGCAGATGAACCAGCTGGCGTTTTCGATTGGCCGCATGGCTGCCGCCGATCCTGCCGGACTGGAAGCGCTGTGGACGCAGCGTCATGCGGCGCAGCCTGCCGTAGCGCTGGAGACGCTCGACGCGTTGGTCGCGGATCGTGAGGCGCGTTTGATGGCGTATGGCGGCGCGGCTTATGTGAAGCGCTATCGTGCGCTGGTCGATGCAGCGCGTCAGGCTGAGCGCAAGCTCGAAGGCACGGTCGAGGTTGACGAGCGCTTGAGCCGCGCTGTTGCGACGACGTTTTATCGGCTGCTCGCGGTGAAGGATGAATACGAAGTCGCGCGTCTGCATAGCGATCCGGCTTTCCGTGCTGCGCTCGAAGCGCAATTCGAAGGCGTCGCCGGGAAGGATTTCGGCGTGAAGTTCAACCTTGCGCCGCCGGCTATTTCACGCGCGAAACACGGCGCGACGCCGCAGAAGAAGACGTTTGGTCAATGGATGTGGCCGGTGTTCGGCGTGATGGCGAAGTGGCGCGGGCTGCGTGGGACGATGCTCGATCCGTTTGGCCGCACTGTCGAGCGGCGCATGGAGCGCGAGTTGTCCACGGACTATGAGGCAACGATGCAGCGGGCGTTTGCAGTTTTTGATGCCGTCACGGCGGAGGATGTCGTCAAGCTCGCTGGGTTGCATGCGCGTGTGCGCGGGTATGGGCATGTGAAGCTTGCCAATCTTGCTGGTGTGAAGCGCAGTGAGCGCGCGCTGGCAGCGCAGTTGCATGTCGAGGCCGCGACTGGGTCGGCTGTTGAGGAGGCGCTTCGGGAAGCTAAAGGGTTTGGGGTGTTGCGGGGGATTCCTGTTGTTGTAGCGAAGTAG
- a CDS encoding glutathione S-transferase family protein: protein MKLYYWPKTRAFRALWMLEEIGEPYELARVNLRAGEQDTTDFHHVNPMCKLPALDDGGVQVAESGAVLLYLADRFPEANLGAPVGDPLRGRFLQWLFFTPGCLEPAMAEKMTGASGNSFSFGWGNLERVKSAIDMALDEGDWLLGERFSAADLLLAGTLQIAFVAKLLEPSGRIGEYVERAIAREGHVRAMAIEQREIDALKAKH, encoded by the coding sequence ATGAAACTCTATTACTGGCCGAAAACGCGGGCTTTTCGCGCGCTGTGGATGCTCGAAGAAATCGGTGAGCCCTATGAACTCGCGCGCGTGAACCTGCGCGCAGGCGAGCAGGACACCACCGATTTCCACCACGTCAATCCGATGTGCAAGCTGCCCGCGCTCGACGACGGCGGCGTGCAGGTCGCCGAATCCGGCGCGGTGCTCCTGTATCTGGCCGACCGTTTCCCCGAAGCGAATCTCGGCGCGCCAGTCGGCGATCCGTTGCGCGGGCGTTTCCTGCAGTGGCTATTCTTCACGCCCGGCTGTCTCGAACCCGCGATGGCCGAAAAGATGACGGGCGCGTCGGGCAATTCGTTCAGCTTCGGCTGGGGCAACCTGGAGCGCGTGAAATCGGCGATCGATATGGCGCTCGATGAAGGCGACTGGCTGCTCGGCGAACGCTTTTCCGCTGCCGACCTGCTGCTGGCGGGCACCCTGCAGATCGCGTTTGTCGCGAAGCTACTCGAGCCGTCGGGACGCATCGGTGAATACGTCGAGCGGGCGATCGCGCGCGAAGGGCACGTGCGAGCAATGGCAATCGAACAACGTGAGATAGACGCGCTCAAGGCGAAGCACTAG